The Candidatus Zixiibacteriota bacterium genomic sequence GTATGTGACACAATTCACAAACCAATTAAAACCAATAGCGACCAAATTCAGAGATAGCCCATACCCGCCTGAATATCCAGGTCCATGATGTTATGTAGAGATTGTGACACAATTCACAAACATCCGCATGCTGAGTGCCCAAATAGGTGACCCGGCCAGCCTTCTTCGGGCCAGCCAAATGGCGGTCGAGGCTTTTGGGGAAACTCAAGTTTGCATTTTCCGGCTCGATTTGCTACCTTCGCCACATGCCCATTCCAACCCAAAAGGACATCTTATGAACGATACGCTCATAACTTCGGCGGCCGGAATTCTGGCCATTTTGGCCGGTGTAACCTCGCTGTTTTTCTTCCTTGAGAAAAAGACACAGTGGACGTTTTTCAACTATTTCCCGCCGCTGATTTTTATTTATCTGATGCCGGTCGCCTTCTCCAATTCGGGCATTATCCCGACTCAGTCGCCGGTCTACGATTTCATGGGCAGCACTATTTTGCCGATGTTTTTGCTCATTATGCTTTTGGAGGTCGATATCCTGGCCACAATTCGGGTCATGGGGAAGGGCGTATTCGTGATGCTGATTGGGACGCTGGGTGTTGTGATCGGCGCGCCTATTGGATTCATGCTGGTGAAACATGGCCTGGGACCCGAAGCCTGGCGAGCCTTCGGCGCGCTGGCCGGGAGTTGGATTGGCGGGACCGGAAATATGGCGGCGGTGGCCATTGCCTTCGATCTTGATGAAAGCACGCTCGATTTTGGCTACGCGGTGATTGCCGACAACGGCGTATATCTGGTTTGGCTACCGATTATGCTGGCCTCGAAAAGCCTGGCCGGCAAGTTCAACAAGTTCACCGGCGTCTCCAAAGGGCGACTGGAGCAGATGGAAAAAGCCGCCGCCGAGCTGACCGCCGATAAAGGGAAAGCTGAAATGAGGCACTATCTCTATCTGGCCTTTTTCGGGTTCGGCGTGACCGCAATTGCGACCTGGTTGGGGCAGATGCTGCCGCCGGTGCCGCCTGTGCTTTCGGCCAATACCTACAAGATTTTGATTGTGACCTTTGCCGGGATTGGCTTGTCGTTTACTCGGGCCAGCCGGATTCCCGGTTCTCACGCTTTGGCTATGGCGCTGGTCTATTTGTTTGTGGCTCGGATGGGGGCCAAAGCTGACTTGTCCAGCCTGGATGAGTCGGTTTTCTGGTTCTTGCTGGGGGCGTTTGTCTGGATATTCATTCATGGTGGTTTTTTGGTTGGAGCGGCGAAATTGTTCAAAGTCGATGTCCACACGGCGGCCATTGCTTCGGCGGCTAATATTGGTGGAGCGGCCTCGGCGCCGATTGTGGCGGCCCACCATAAACCGACTTTGGTACCGGTCTCAATTCTGATGGCCTTGCTGGGTTACGCAATCGGCAATCCGATGGCGATCCTGGCCGGGACACTTTGCAGGCTGGTGGGGTAGGGGGGGATTCAGTTAGTGTGGCGTCAATAAGAGAGCTTAGATTGCCGCGTCGGACACAAGGTGCCCTCCTCGCAATAACGGAGCATAGCATGTCGAGGTTTATTAGACAACAAAACACGCCAGAGTCGTCATTGCGAGCGAGTCCGCCCACGGCGGATGAGCGCGGCAATCTCATGCTAATCCTCAACTGGGAGACTACATGCCCAAAAAATACTGGCTGTTAAAATCTGAACCGGACTGCTTCTCAATCGATCATCTGGCCGATGAGCCGAACCAAACCACCCACTGGGACGGCGTCCGCAATTATCAGGCCCGAAACATGCTCCGCGACGATATCAAAAAAGGGGACGAGGCGTTCTTTCACTATAGCGGCTCCAACCCGCCCGGAATCGCCGGGATCGTGAAAGTTGTCAAAAGCGGCTACCCAGATCACACCGCCATGGACCCCTCAAGCCAACACCCCGACCCCAAGCACACCAAAAACAACCCGATCTGGTACATGGTCGACGTTAAGTTTGTCCGCAAGTTCTCAGAAGTAATCTCACTCGCTACGCTCAAACAGACGCCCGGTCTGGAAGAAATGGAAGTGTGCAGGCGAGGGAGTCGGTTGTCGATTCAGCCGGTGCGTCCGGAGGAGTGGAAGATCGTGCTGAAGCTGGCCAGGGGTTTCGACCTACAAGACTGAAGTTCATCCTTCGACTCCGCTCAGGATGACACGGGCAAGCCGTGGTTTGCGCGCTACGCGCGGTGGCATCTACAGAAGTGTCAACCAGTGGTCTCGATCTCCAAGAATCTCTACTCAAGTGATCTGTAAGGCATGTGGAGCTCTGAAAGGTGGTTTGCCTAACAAGGCTGTCCGCAGCACTTTTTGAACTTCTTGCCGCTACCGCATGGGCAGGAATCGTTGCGACCGATTTTCGGGGACGGACGTACAAACGGCTCAGGTTCATCCGGGAGTTCAGACGGCCAAGGATCTTTTGTGGTCAATAACTCATCATCAAG encodes the following:
- a CDS encoding DUF819 family protein; the protein is MNDTLITSAAGILAILAGVTSLFFFLEKKTQWTFFNYFPPLIFIYLMPVAFSNSGIIPTQSPVYDFMGSTILPMFLLIMLLEVDILATIRVMGKGVFVMLIGTLGVVIGAPIGFMLVKHGLGPEAWRAFGALAGSWIGGTGNMAAVAIAFDLDESTLDFGYAVIADNGVYLVWLPIMLASKSLAGKFNKFTGVSKGRLEQMEKAAAELTADKGKAEMRHYLYLAFFGFGVTAIATWLGQMLPPVPPVLSANTYKILIVTFAGIGLSFTRASRIPGSHALAMALVYLFVARMGAKADLSSLDESVFWFLLGAFVWIFIHGGFLVGAAKLFKVDVHTAAIASAANIGGAASAPIVAAHHKPTLVPVSILMALLGYAIGNPMAILAGTLCRLVG
- a CDS encoding EVE domain-containing protein, with translation MPKKYWLLKSEPDCFSIDHLADEPNQTTHWDGVRNYQARNMLRDDIKKGDEAFFHYSGSNPPGIAGIVKVVKSGYPDHTAMDPSSQHPDPKHTKNNPIWYMVDVKFVRKFSEVISLATLKQTPGLEEMEVCRRGSRLSIQPVRPEEWKIVLKLARGFDLQD